From the genome of Fusarium keratoplasticum isolate Fu6.1 chromosome 11, whole genome shotgun sequence, one region includes:
- a CDS encoding Zn(2)-C6 fungal-type domain-containing protein translates to MRTTLRRSCNACAKAKHSCDLRTPRCSRCIKRRVSCVYANEPLTLQAPEGPGHGRTMINKASKVTCIAQRDVKMSRKVHDGSVKLLNSVDTSFDPFDSYPPTRLSRIHVQRLIHHFLSNIAFQYYPLDLSMISNPFIVSWWPLALADPALFHVSIQTACLDEELRAHKGFPISELLMVDSVSLIRQKIENFSLAFQDDTLNSVVTLAAIEHGKGNVEASRTHIDGVKRIVGVRGGISHVRQSSPLTARMIAWVSMLVTGAPQFPIQDDLGIGDGVCPTLQWLLASPDFESPSEAIDDLDIDPAVIDILTRLRSISQEASSLSGTELHDLTCFVVHKLLLLPPLCTENLQQSAASESLRYAMALYMLAIHGTTYYSHIGLVMTIMQQFRSYLEVLVGSDVDESLKLWIFSVGMVSSIDPINSKWFTEQAYLAATSLKIQTWEDVLVHFKRILWMETPRGVIFQQRWEAMLT, encoded by the exons ATGCGCACTACTCTCCGCAGATCCTGCAACGCCTGCGCAAAGGCAAAGCACAGCTGCGATCTTCGGACCCCGCGGTGCTCGAGATGCATCAAGAGGAGGGTTTCTTGCGTTTACGCTAATGAGCCATTGACTCTTCAGGCGCCGGAGGGTCCGGGGCATGGCAGGACCATGATCAACAAGGCAAGCAAGGTTACTTGCATAGCTCAGAGGGATGTCAAGATGTCTAGAAAGGTTCATGATGGCTCAGTGAAGCTATTGAACTCTGTAGACACGTCTTTTGATCCGTTTGATTCGTATCCGCCTACCCGACTCTCCCGGATACATGTTCAACGCCTGATACACCATT TTCTCTCTAATATTGCCTTTCAATATTACCCGCTGGATCTTAGTATGATATCGAATCCCTTCATCGTATCATGGTGGCCGCTGGCACTCGCGGACCCTGCCCTGTTTCATGTATCAATACAGACAGCATGTCTAGACGAGGAATTAAGGGCGCACAAGGGATTTCCAATCTCGGAACTCCTCATGGTCGATTCCGTATCTCTAATACGACAGAAGATTGAGAATTTTTCGCTGGCCTTTCAGGATGACACGTTGAACTCTGTGGTCACCTTGGCTGCAATCGAG CACGGAAAAGGAAATGTCGAAGCTAGCAGAACCCACATTGACGGGGTTAAACGCATAGTCGGAGTGAGAGGCGGGATAAGCCACGTCCGGCAATCAAGTCCACTAACGGCGAGGATGATTGCTTG GGTTTCAATGCTTGTTACAGGCGCACCTCAATTTCCTATTCAAGACGATCTAGGGATTGGGGATGGGGTGTGCCCGACGCTGCAGTGGCTGCTGGCGTCACCGGATTTTGAGTCGCCGAGTGAGGCCATCGACGACCTGGATATCGACCCTGCTGTGATCGACATCTTAACCCGCCTTCGCAGCATATCACAAGAAGCATCAAGCTTATCAGGGACTGAGCTGCACGACCTTACTTGTTTCGTGGTGCACAAGTTGCTCCTGTTACCGCCACTCTGCACGGAAAATTTGCAACAGTCGGCCGCCTCGGAAAGTCTTCGGTACGCGATGGCGCTGTACATGCTCGCGATCCACGGCACGACATATTATTCACACATCGGCTTGGTCATGACCATCATGCAACAATTTCGAAGTTATCTCGAAGTCCTGGTGGGAAGCGACGTCGATGAGTCACTAAAACTCTGGATATTTTCTGTGGGAATGGTGTCTTCAATTGACCCTATCAACAGCAAATGGTTTACGGAACAGGCTTATCTAGCCGCGACATCTCTCAAGATCCAGACTTGGGAGGATGTACTTGTACACTTCAAGAGGATATTATGGATGGAAACACCACGAGGGGTAATATTTCAGCAGCGGTGGGAGGCCATGTTGACATAA
- a CDS encoding MFS domain-containing protein, translating into MASSKEASDEAPSVNDASTSTVIPDGGLLAWLQVAGSFCLYFCTWGLIASFGSFQTIYENDELSSRTPFQISVIGSLQTFLMVFSGFVMGPIYDAGYFRHLLAMGSFFIVIGTVLQSLCNRYWQYILTQGLMIGIGAGCLSILSVAITSLWFTTKLPLANGVAACGSGLGGVLLPIMVREIHARTTLPWAVRAVALLLLVMLGFANIVLRPRGAAKEPRQRRSLVDRTAFTDWPYLLFVAGCFSVFLGMYTPFVYIQPYALGQDIVSPKLALYLLAILNSSSIFGRIFPALLAQRIGPMNMIIATAVALGITSLCLMSATSLPRLLVTVLVHGFFTGSFFALQPTIFVRLASDPRMIGTRFGMAFSVMSFALLFGPPVAGALRRAKGYNGAWIWAGLTILVGGGLILTSRLFKGRGALRI; encoded by the exons ATGGCTTCTTCTAAAGAGGCGTCAGATGAGGCCCCGTCGGTCAATGATGCGTCCACGTCGACGGTCATTCCGGATGGAGGCCtcctggcttggctgcaAGTTGCAGGTTCATTTTGTCTTTATTTTTGCACTTGGG GTCTCATAGCCAGCTTTGGATCCTTTCAGACCATTTACGAAAATGACGAACTTTCAAGCCGCACACCATTCCAGATTTCGGTCATTGGATCTCTCCAGACCTTTCTCATGGTGTTTTCAGGTTTCGTGATGGGACCGATCTACGATGCAGGCTACTTTCGTCATCTTCTCGCCATGGGATctttcttcatcgtcatcggtACGGTACTGCAAAGTCTGTGCAATCGATACTGGCAGTATATTCTCACACAAGGCTTGATGATCGGCATTGGAGCTGGTTGTCTCTCGATCCTGAGCGTGGCCATCACCTCGCTCTGGTTCACCACCAAGCTACCTCTTGCCAATGGAGTCGCCGCGTGTGGAAGCGGCCTGGGCGG TGTCTTGCTGCCAATCATGGTTCGGGAGATTCACGCGCGAACCACTCTGCCATGGGCTGTGCGCGCAGTTGCtttgcttctcctcgtcatgCTGGGTTTCGCGAATATCGTTCTTCGACCCAGAGGCGCTGCCAAAGAGCCACGTCAGCGACGTTCACTTGTTGATAGAACCGCCTTTACTGACTGGCCATATCTACTCTTCGTAGCTGGATGCTTCTCAGTATTCCTCGGCATGTACACACCTTTTGTCTACATCCAACCCTACGCCCTCGGCCAGGATATTGTGTCACCCAAGCTAGCTCTGTACCTGCTCGCCATTCTCAACAGCAGTTCGATCTTTGGGCGCATTTTCCCCGCTCTCCTTGCTCAAAGAATCGGTCCAATGAACATGATCATTGCAACGGCAGTGGCCTTGGGCATCACCAGCTTATGCCTCATGTCGGCCACCTCTCTCCCTCGGCTCCTCGTCACCGTCCTTGTTCACGGCTTCTTCACGGGGTCGTTCTTCGCTTTGCAGCCAACCATCTTTGTGAGGTTGGCGAGTGATCCCAGGATGATTGGAACGAGGTTTGGCATGGCGTTTTCTGTCATGTCCTTCGCGCTGTTGTTTGGGCCACCTGTTGCCGGAGCATTGCGCAGGGCGAAAGGGTACAACGGTGCTTGGATATGGGCGGGTTTGACCATCTTGGTCGGAGGAGGCCTGATCTTGACGAGCCGACTTTTCAAGGGAAGGGGGGCCTTGAGGATATAG
- a CDS encoding FAD-binding-3 domain-containing protein: MEQVDVTIVGGGPTGLFIALLLKPLGVSVRVLDEKPSTLELGRADALNARTQQYFEVAGILDELLPDGLKCNTSSTFKDGDFKSRQNEWWVGIQNALHKNFLMIGQPVVEQVMNNRLEGVVAYNEHVTDITETDDFVEVTTSSGRKIQSKYAVGADGARSFVRNTLGISFTGTKPEMVWAVLDTFLDTDFPTCPEIITFELDGQSRVAWIPRERGMSRFYVLLKGEVTQPLAEASIKEHLAPYRVDFKKTEWFSTFTIKERIAGSFVSKDGHGRIFLAGDAAHVHSVNGGQGLNTGAADAFALAWRLRLLVQPSLLAESALEKVIQSYDIERRSTAEQVIGVAAKLVRDTVHEAKKYVSTIERNAGFITGMGVSYNEFPTPLISGEQQGIWRPGDRCPDMVLATGSDETRLYSSVSYGKFLVLSIGQHLKDAPGNDQVSVFTVLPQGVANGHHELAEGEIVFSADWADASKPSVVVVRPDMYIGYVSQSVDDDGWSAYLSNILAQS; encoded by the exons ATGGAACAAGTTGATGTCACCATTGTTGGAG GTGGCCCTACCGGCCTCTTCATTGCCCTTCTTCTGAAGCCTCTGGGTGTTTCGGTCCGAGTGCTGG ACGAAAAGCCATCTACgcttgagcttggtcgaGCTGATGCCTTGAATGCTCGCACTCAGCAGTACTTTGAAGTCGCTGGTAttctcgatgagctcctcccAGATGGCCTCAAGTGCAACA CAAGCTCTACCTTCAAGGATGGAGACTTCAAGTCCCGCCAGAACGAATGGTGGGTGGGCATCCAGAACGCCCTTCACAAGAACTTCCTCATGATCGGCCAGCCTGTGGTCGAACAGGTCATGAACAATCGACTTGAAGGTGTCGTTGCTTACAATGAGCACGTCACCGACATCACAGAGACCGATGACTTTGTTGAAGTCACGACAAGCTCAGGTCGCAAGATCCAGAGCAAGTACGCTGTTGGTGCCGATGGTGCGAGGTCCTTTGTGAGGAACACTCTGGGCATTAGCTTCACCGGCACAAAGCCCGAGATGGTCTGGGCTGTCCTCGATACCTTCCTGGATACCGATTTCCCCACCTGCCCTGAGATTATCACCTTTGAGCTGGACGGCCAATCTCGGGTGGCCTGGATCCCTCGAGAGCGCGGCATGTCCCGCTTCTACGTTCTTCTCAAGGGAGAAGTCACTCAGCCGCTTGCTGAGGCATCGATTAAAGAGCATCTGGCTCCTTACAGAGTCGACTTCAAGAAGACTGAATGGTTCAGCACCTTTACCA TTAAGGAGAGGATCGCCGGATCCTTTGTCTCTAaggatggccatggccgcaTCTTCCTTGCTGGAGATGCTGCCCACGTCCATTCCGTCAACGGCGGTCAAGGCCTGAACACGGGTGCTGCCGATGCATTCGCTCTAGCCTGGCGTCTCAGACTCCTTGTCCAACCTTCCCTTTTGGCTGAGAGCGCGCTTGAAAAGGTCATCCAGAGCTACGACATTGAGCGAAGATCTACAGCCGAGCAAGTCATCGGCGTCGCAGCTAAACTAGTTCGAGACACGGTCCATGAGGCCAAGAAGTATGTGTCCACGATTGAACGAAATGCTGGTTTCATCACAG GCATGGGTGTCAGCTATAATGAGTTCCCTACTCCGCTCATCAGTGGGGAGCAGCAGGGGATCTGGAGACCAGGCGATCGCTGCCCTGACATGGTCTTGGCCACCGGCTCTGACGAGACTAGACTGTACTCCAGTGTTTCGTATGGGAagttcttggtgttgtctaTTGGACAGCATCTCAAGGATGCACCTGGTAATGATCAGGTTTCTGTCTTTACGGTACTGCCACAGGGAGTCGCGAATGGACACCATGAGCTGGCTGAAGGGGAGATTGTGTTCTCGGCGGATTGGGCCGATGCAAGCAAGCCATCGGTGGTGGTTGTAAGACCAGACATGTACATTGGATACGTGAGCCAAAGcgtcgatgacgatggctggAGTGCATACTTGAGCAACATCCTGGCTCAGTCTTGA
- a CDS encoding TauD domain-containing protein, translating into MAVADVTSYPPVQPSFLHDVAADSMKPLASAVDTSALETSSKILDIIGRYRLNKGENIYASADQSVLKFIALIYTHVKAQQAVPLCLPAFPFKSPNSTSKVLGKLPDKAEEFALSHLNGMCQAIADIYPPGAKLTIISDGLVYNDLLGVPDKDVWGYGETLRALAASKGFAHISFARLRDLVDIDLPKELDEMTYVANASNFRRALLNTFSKPGWTWDEVRQAEDACMTYRGYIKFLQTDLETVYPIGEDRTKSRYKRGTEYIAKQMMARGDAFANAVRQKYPDHVRLSIHPSTGAVKLSISLLPTDSIYTTPWHSTLVLKLDGTIETGMRSQFENNDNLELIYENGRPSYYRERSPLLNWAEEKGGIVVDPIYPAGLTIRPANGPGSLTIDDIDTQKVRALSEINSPVILRGFVKKPDRERFINLSHQFGTPLPWKFGLLLEVKDRGLETRGLNNVLSAEPMPMHYDGLFKTVKQVDESGKEVLVSTPPQFQLFEGATASPRDTGFTIFASSTLLFKYLPKWLKIDDLSKLTWSVSTSSFDQTVLKGLPLVVPHPTTEKPCLRYHEPWPQSRTQFDATDVIIEGQEPGESASICAAIDATLYDRRVAYYHAWDKGDIVVSDNVLMMHTRSDFTAGIDRELWRIHFD; encoded by the exons ATGGCTGTAGCCGATGTCACTTCATATCCCCCCGTTCAGCCAAGCTTCCTCCATGATGTGGCCGCAGACAGCATGAAGCCTCTGGCTTCTGCCGTCGACACCTCGGCTCTCGAGACTTCTTCAAAGATTCTCGACATCATTGGAAGATATCGTCTGAACAAGGGAGAAAATATCTACGCCAGTGCTGATCAGTCTGTCCTCAAGTTCATTGCCCTCATCTACACACATGTCAAGGCTCAGCAGGCCGTGCCGCTTTGCCTTCCTGCATTTCCCTTCAAGTCACCAAACTCGACGTCCAAGGTCCTTGGAAAGCTGCCTGACAAGGCGGAAGAGTTTGCCTTGAGCCATCTGAATGGCATGTGTCAGGCGATTGCAGACATTTATCCTCCTGGAGCAAAGCTCACTATTATCTCGGATGGTCTTGTGTACAATG ACCTTCTTGGTGTCCCCGACAAGGATGTCTGGGGATATGGAGAGACTCTCAGAGCCCTCGCCGCATCCAAGGGGTTTGCTCACATCTCGTTTGCCCGTCTTCGAGACCTCGTCGACATTGATCTACCAaaggagcttgatgagatgaCATATGTCGCCAATGCTTCCAACTTCCGTCGTGCCCTCCTCAACACATTCAGCAAGCCCGGTTGGACCTGGGACGAGGTCCGCCAGGCTGAAGATGCATGCATGACGTATCGAGGCTACATCAAGTTCCTGCAGACCGACTTGGAGACTGTGTACCCTATTGGAGAGGACCGCACCAAGTCCCGGTATAAGAGGGGAACTGAGTACATTGCTAAGCAGATGATGGCTCGAGGCGAT GCATTTGCCAACGCCGTGCGTCAGAAGTATCCTGACCATGTCCGCctgtccatccatccttctACTGGCGCTGTTAAGCTATCCATCAGCTTGCTGCCCACTGATAGCATCTACACGACACCATGGCATAGCACCTTGGTCCTGAAGTTGGACGGAACCATCGAGACCGGAATGCGGTCCCAGTTTGAGAACAACGACAACCTGGAGCTGATCTACGAGAACGGTCGCCCAAGCTACTACCGCGAAAGGTCTCCTCTTCTCAACTGGGCTGAAGAAAAGGGCGGCATCGTCGTTGACCCCATCTACCCAGCGGGTCTCACCATTCGCCCTGCCAACGGACCCGGATCCTTGACCATCGACGACATCGACACACAGAAAGTCCGCGCCCTTTCCGAGATCAACTCTCCCGTTATCCTGCGCGGATTCGTCAAGAAGCCTGATCGTGAGCGATTCATTAACCTCAGCCACCAGTTTGGAACACCACTGCCATGGAAGTTTGGCTTGTTGCTTGAGGTGAAGGATCGAGGACTGGAGACAAGGGGTCTTAACAATGTCCTTTCGGCGGAGCCTATGCCCATGCATTATGATGGGTTGTTCAAGACAGTGAAgcaggttgatgagagtGGCAAGGAGGTTTTGGTTTCTACACCGCCACA ATTCCAGCTCTTTGAGGGTGCGACAGCATCTCCACGAGACACAGGATTCACAATCTTTGCCTCATCAACCCTACTCTTCAAGTACCTCCCCAAGTGGCTCAAGATCGACGACCTATCCAAGCTCACATGGAGCGTGTCAACTTCTTCCTTCGACCAAACCGTCCTGAAGGGCCTACCCCTTGTTGTACCGCACCCAACCACAGAGAAGCCTTGCCTGCGCTACCATGAGCCATGGCCCCAGAGCAGGACTCAATTCGACGCCACAGACGTTATCATTGAAGGCCAAGAACCTGGTGAGAGTGCATCCATCTGCGCCGCTATCGATGCAACCCTCTACGATCGCAGAGTAGCGTACTATCACGCCTGGGACAAGGGAGATATTGTCGTCAGTGATAATGTTCTAATGATGCACACGAGGAGCGATTTCACTGCGGGCATTGATCGAGAGCTTTGGAGAATTCACTTTGATTAG